A section of the Ovis canadensis isolate MfBH-ARS-UI-01 breed Bighorn chromosome 1, ARS-UI_OviCan_v2, whole genome shotgun sequence genome encodes:
- the SMIM12 gene encoding small integral membrane protein 12 has translation MWPVLWTAVRTYAPYVTFPVAFVVGAVGYHLEWFIRGKEPQPVEEEKSISERREDRKLDELLGKDHTQVVSLKDKLEFAPKAVLNRNRPEKN, from the coding sequence ATGTGGCCTGTGCTTTGGACCGCGGTGCGCACCTATGCTCCCTATGTCACCTTTCCCGTGGCCTTCGTGGTCGGAGCTGTGGGCTACCACCTGGAGTGGTTCATCAGGGGGAAGGAGCCACAGCCTgtggaggaggagaagagcaTCTCGGAGCGCCGGGAAGACCGCAAGCTGGATGAGCTGCTAGGCAAGGACCACACGCAGGTGGTGAGCCTTAAGGACAAGCTGGAATTTGCTCCTAAAGCCGTCCTGAACAGAAACCGCCCGGAGAAGAACTAA